Below is a genomic region from Eupeodes corollae chromosome 1, idEupCoro1.1, whole genome shotgun sequence.
GGTGGATAAGGCCCACACGACGTAGGTCCACATGGTCCACAAGGCTCACAAACTGGATAACGTCCATTTGTAAAACAAGGCAAAGGTCCACAGTTAGTTGCTATTGGATTCGGTGGACAAGGCTGACTTGGTTTATAACGAATAGGTCCGTTTTGGTAGCAACAATATTCCCGAGGTGGTGGAATATCAATAACTTGCGGTTTCGGTTGGCAGAGGAAAGTTTGGCAAATTTCACGTGGTTCACAAATTCTCTTTGGATAGCAAACAACATACGGGTCAGGAATCATCGATGGATAATAGATGACCCGTGGTTCGCGTATCAATTGTGAGACCCAAGTTAGCTTTGGTACTTTTATCACTCGTGTAACATCAACAACTTTGGGAATAGTGATTTGGCGACATCGATTTACAACCATTGGTTCGGGGACGATTTTCTGATTGAATacgactttttttttgcaaattaaacgTGGAGGCTGTTGGATTGTCACGCATTTTGGTAGTGGTGGTGGAGGTCTTGGAGCACATTGTGGTAGGGCTTCTAATTCTGCTCCCGAATAACATTGGGGAGAAGGCTATGAAGGCTATAAATTAATACaggtttttataagaaattttctttggaaaacTAACCTCGTATGGTCCTGAGCAAGGATCGCATGGGGCACAACACGGTATACCTGGTTCgcacattttcttctttttttttaattaaaaaattttattttattattcgaacctttttatatttgtttcaataaattttcaagctttatacaaaaaatttttaatgttatacataagccaaacaaaaatggaataaaataagatgatttaatttttgacaatttgtattgttttttttaaataggtctctagatatttaaatattgatgcAAGTAAAATTAAAACGATAGTGTCAATGAGAGGGCACACATATCTTATTGTTTTAACatcatttacatatatataaggaataaagaattatttaaaacagaaggGAAATCATTAATAAcgaaaataaacagcaatggaccaagatgactcccttgaggtacaccaggaTAGAGAAATTGACATGAAGGGTTACTCCCGAACATGACGCTGTaatatctacatatttttaagacGTGACGAAAGCCACATAAAGAAATGGTAGATAAGTCCAAATTTACTTAATGtattaagaagaatttcatgGCTTAATTCGTCAAATGCCTTCCTGAAGTCTGTAAGGCTGCAATCGACTTGAGAACGTTTTTCGAATGCATGTTCATGTAAACAAAAAGtagagaattttaataaattagtaattgatgattttcaaatataacAGACGATATGACTATGTTTTTGTGTGTTAGGAGAAATTGGAAAAGATTTTCATCGGCAGTCCTAAAATAATCTATTTATGAACAAGTTCGAAATTGACTCTACTA
It encodes:
- the LOC129939191 gene encoding DBF4-type zinc finger-containing protein 2 homolog is translated as MCEPGIPCCAPCDPCSGPYEPSPQCYSGAELEALPQCAPRPPPPLPKCVTIQQPPRLICKKKVVFNQKIVPEPMVVNRCRQITIPKVVDVTRVIKVPKLTWVSQLIREPRVIYYPSMIPDPYVVCYPKRICEPREICQTFLCQPKPQVIDIPPPREYCCYQNGPIRYKPSQPCPPNPIATNCGPLPCFTNGRYPVCEPCGPCGPTSCGPYPPCGPPPCGPCGPCGPSPCGPCGPSPCGPCGVPMPNGPIMTKCGPCGPCGPCGPCGPCGPCVPGAPYMAC